Within the Platichthys flesus chromosome 16, fPlaFle2.1, whole genome shotgun sequence genome, the region cagactgGTGCTGCTATCTGTGCCTTTAAAATGTCCTATGTAAATACtgaatctttttcttctttttaaaccacattaaagtttttacagttaagttgttaaaaaaaaggaagagagagagaatccgGTTACACCATGCAACACCCAACAAGCCAACATCTACAGTTAGTTTTAGATCACAACAGTTTCAAATGGTAGTTCAATGATCGATATGTTCAGCAACAATGATAATATCATATCCAAAGACTTGACACGTtaatgatatttttattttattttttaaggggGGATTCCGTTTGTCCCTTCTCTGACAGTACGTCACTGTTCTCCAGCCACCATCTTAGAGAGTATTGTTATTCACATCTTGTGTCCTCGGAACAGGATAGGGGTTCAGAAAGGGCggagtttgtttattttcactgtgtgaatAGTATCAAACACTAAAGGACATACATGCATCTCTTTCTACAATATACACAGTTCAGGTTCCGTCTTTCATTGGTCTGCTCTTTCAAAAAGCTCCACAAAGAAAACTGCTGCTTTACAAGCAAACAAAGCTCCTAAGAAAGTTTGGTAAAATAATAAGTGTAGTgagttcatttttcttttcataccAGTGCATGAATGGTTTGTAAAGACATGTTCTGATAATTTAGTGGGTCATTTTAttcctttatatgttttttatgtaagATAGAAGATGTCTGAACCTTATCCCTTAAGCGTTCAACAGACCGATCAATAAAAACCCTATGGCATGTAATTAAACATAtgatgcaaataaataaatacataatgaaATTTCTGATGACATTTTGATTCCTTATATCCTAAACCATATGACAATTTATGACATCCTAGATCTAGAAATGAATGTATCCCGTCCGTCTGACTGACTCAAAGAAAGAACGTAACGCGACCTTAAATTTACAGTGACATACTGCGtctctgacctcagatcagttATTCCCACAGCCTCAAGACAACATCAGTCCTGACCTCACCTCCTACATTTGGTTTATAAACAACTTGGGCGTTGATCATAAAAGCAACAACTGCATCGGTTTGAAACTTTAGCGACACTTGCATCGCGCCTGGGTGCAGGACATGGGGCCCTTCACCTGAATCAAATCTTTTCAGGACTTATTTGGATAGTTCACTAAACGATACAAATTCACTCATCATCTGCTCACAACTACTCCGATGGagggggtgggtgaagtgtttgagtccacaaacacTTTAgaagtctcaggggtaaacagcgtttaGCCCAGGTGACCTCGTCTTCAGACGTactaaaacaacagaaaaaacacaacatgtctccatactgctcgtgtggtgtcatccaagtgtccacaagcctcGACATTCATATTCCACTTAAAACAAGATAATTTACACCAAGATTTAGTCTAAATGTCTGCTGATATCTTCCTACCAGGTTCAACACGGACACCATCGTGTGGCTATGTCTGCTAGCTTAGCATTATCCGGTAGTGGACctttaggcttaaaacatgtTGGAAATGACCTTGTTTCTAATCGAATATGAATGccggggcttgcggacactttgatgacactaCACAAGCAGTATAGAGACATGTtatgtattttctgttgttttagtACGTCTGAAGACAAGGTCACCTGGActaagtgttttgtggactcaaacacttcacccaatcCTCCATGGCATAGTGGTGcatagataatgagtgaatttaaatagtttggtgaactatcccttaaatTGTGTGTATATTGTTCTTCTCTTTGTGCCTTAACTGATTTCCCTTAATCACCTGCTTCTGTATGAACATATGGAAACATGCAGGGGCGTTTTAAGGGACCTGAGGGGACTCTACATAAAACCAAAATGGACCCTCTCGCTTagaaacacatgacacatgataCAGTTTTCGTCTCCATCCGAACCTCTAAAATTACAAAGCTTTTGGCAGAAAGATAGAGGCAAGGGGCCTTGTGGGGGCCCTTGTTATGTACATACCCATTATAGTATTTAAGGGGGTTCTTGGGGTCCCCCTCTCAGCTAGGGCCCCTGGAAATATaacaggatgaggaggaaggagactgAAAGTTAAAATGAAGGAAGACTCCTTCATGTGGATAactttaaaaatgcagttacaacCTGGAGTTAatggggagagaaagggaggactCTCTCCTCTGAACGTCCCAGTAGCTCACAGGTTTCATGAGACCTGCATCAAACAGACCGGGGAGACAAAGTAGAAGAGGAgaacagggaggaagaggaggaggcagaggtagAGCCTCCAGTTTTGGGCGGtgtaaagaaaagagggaggtgAAGAGTAGGAgtaagaggagggaggagagcagcatcctcctcctctcgctctctctccatctattcGTTCCAGTCCTTTAGGATGTCGAGGTTCCACTCCCAGGACAAGAAGACGTTCTTGTCGTCGTCGATGAAGTGGGACTTGATCTGATAGTGGCCACGTGACATCAGGCCTTTGGGTGCTTCCTCAGCCGGGGTGAGATACTCATACTCCCCTGGCTTTGGGCCGTAACTTCCCACCATGTAGGACACCTTGTCCACTGCAGGAAGATACAAAAGTGTCTGTTGACTGTAGGCCCAAATTTCATAAAAAATACCTCAGCTTCACTCATACTTTCTTGTTAAAGTATGAGAAAGTATTTACTTGAAAAAATAGGACACAGACAAATATAAACTCATGAGCAGGACATATTTTCAGGTATAGATGGGGACATATAAGTttgtcaaacacacaatatGATTGTGTACAATATTGATGTTcattcttctccttctcagTGTTGAAGTCATTTTCTATTTGGTCTTATTTCATGTTTATGAATTTACCTTTTACTCCTTTTCTGGAGGTCACATGATGGTACCTCAAACCAGCAACAATTTCTCGGTTCACCTGtagacaaacagacagtttCATTAAATCTTTGCTGAGATCTCACGCATTACAGGCAATTTAaagtctatctatctatcaaatgttttaaattactttttaaatataaataccaCAATTGTCTACAAAACACAATGGTTATACAGTGATGGTGTTTGTCCAGCAGGAGTCCTCAGAGCACAGCAGAGTCAGTCACCCTCTAAGCTGTGTGTTCATTCTCAGCACATCTAACTTCAACCATCGGAACCAGGATTAGTGAAAATGACCACGGTTCCTCCTCTGGGCACAATGAATGTATGTACCAAATTGAAATGGAAATCCAGAGGATAGTTGTTGAGCCTGTTGATGGTGCTAAAGTCAGTCGGCTCCATCCTCTGGAAACAGTTTTAATTCCAGTTCATGTCATTCACTGTTGTCACCAGAGCCAAATCTTTGCTAATCATAAAATTAAAAGTAACAAATTTATAATTTTAGAGATGATAATCCATCGTCAAACATGAGAAACTAACTCAATGACATCAGATGACTTATTGCTTGTCGAGCTTTAACCTTTACTGGCACTCTACAATGGAACAGCACTGAAAAGGCTCATTAAATATGATAATGGTCCAGTTTGATATTGTGGTTTGATTGAACAGGACACAGAGGCTTACTCAGCATGGTCTCTCTTTGTTTATACACATCCTTCAATGTTTTAATGCACATGCTTTATTTAGCTCTGTGACCTCAACCATCCATCATACCTTAAAGTGAATCTTTAGTCTGTATCTTGCTCCCTCCTGCACCGAGAAGTTCTTCTCCTTCAGAGAGTTCAGGTCTCCTGCGAAtacacaataacaaaacaacagtgaagcatTACATGTGGATAACATGGCCCTCATCATCTTTAACATTACCACTGCAGGCATGTGCTGGAAAATGACTCATTATATGACAAATATATTGTCATAAGGTAGGAGCACCAATAAAACCAGAGATCGCTTCTGGAGGA harbors:
- the LOC133970779 gene encoding rho GDP-dissociation inhibitor 2-like — protein: MLGVDVCEFGGQVLELLWLTLCYRGLVADKKDLAIEEEVDERNLNYNPPAQKTLQEIQDLDKDDESLVKYKQTLLGMGPLAGDVSGPNVCVTRMTLLCDQAPGPITMDLTGDLNSLKEKNFSVQEGARYRLKIHFKVNREIVAGLRYHHVTSRKGVKVDKVSYMVGSYGPKPGEYEYLTPAEEAPKGLMSRGHYQIKSHFIDDDKNVFLSWEWNLDILKDWNE